A stretch of the Candidatus Bandiella numerosa genome encodes the following:
- a CDS encoding ABC-F family ATP-binding cassette domain-containing protein, translating to MILCKNISMDYGGKKLFNDVNFSLKPNNRYGLIGANGSGKSTLIRLIQGEEELTSGDIIINDLLKVSALSQDQFKYENDRIVDIVIQGNKVLWNAMKEQTALSNKTDVSDEEGYRIAELESVIYENDGYSAESNAEIILQGLGIEEKDFKEPLKKLSGGYKIRVLLAQCLFSDPDILLLDEPTNHLDILSTQWLEDFLKKKFKGILLLISHDHDFLNATCNNILDIDYHTITLYSGNYDYFVREKQDRAEQKEGEKASIEKKIAKDKVFIEKFRSSAARSKQALSREKRVQKIDVPELNRTTRIAPKFSFKQKEKSGQEVLNVSELSQSFKENKLFQDLSFKVNRGEKIAILGINGIGKSTLLKTALELISPTNGGVKWGHNTKSSYFSQDHHDLIKGNISAMNWLMQATNESNIGTIRGALAKMLLTQDQADKLVDVLSGGEAARLLFAKIMLEQGNVLVLDEPTNHLDLESRTALANSLKSFEGTIIFVSHDRHFISTVANRIIFMNKERTIDFLGKYNEFRNKYSKFFQI from the coding sequence GTGATCTTATGTAAAAATATCTCCATGGATTATGGAGGCAAAAAACTTTTTAACGATGTGAATTTTTCTTTAAAGCCAAATAACAGATATGGGCTAATTGGAGCAAATGGATCAGGAAAATCAACATTAATTAGATTAATACAAGGCGAGGAAGAATTAACTTCAGGTGATATAATTATTAACGACTTACTGAAAGTTAGCGCTTTGAGCCAGGATCAATTCAAATATGAAAATGATAGAATCGTGGATATTGTTATTCAAGGTAATAAAGTTTTGTGGAATGCAATGAAAGAGCAAACTGCATTAAGTAATAAAACTGATGTTAGTGATGAGGAAGGTTATAGGATTGCGGAATTAGAATCTGTTATATATGAAAATGATGGTTATAGCGCAGAATCAAATGCTGAGATAATTTTACAAGGTCTTGGAATTGAAGAAAAAGATTTTAAAGAACCACTTAAAAAGTTGTCCGGCGGTTATAAAATTAGGGTTTTGCTTGCTCAATGTTTATTTTCAGATCCAGATATATTATTACTAGATGAACCTACAAACCACTTAGATATATTATCAACGCAGTGGCTAGAGGATTTTTTGAAAAAAAAATTTAAAGGAATACTATTATTAATATCCCATGATCATGATTTTTTAAATGCAACATGTAATAATATATTGGATATAGATTATCATACAATTACGTTATATTCAGGAAATTATGATTATTTTGTTAGAGAAAAACAAGATAGAGCAGAGCAAAAAGAGGGAGAAAAAGCTTCAATAGAAAAGAAAATAGCTAAGGACAAAGTTTTTATAGAGAAATTTAGATCCTCTGCTGCGCGTTCAAAACAAGCGCTTTCAAGAGAAAAAAGAGTCCAAAAAATAGATGTTCCAGAACTTAATCGCACCACAAGAATAGCTCCTAAATTTTCATTTAAGCAAAAGGAAAAATCAGGACAAGAAGTGTTGAATGTTTCAGAACTTTCACAATCCTTTAAGGAGAATAAATTATTTCAAGATTTATCTTTCAAGGTGAATAGGGGGGAAAAAATAGCCATTTTGGGTATCAATGGTATAGGAAAATCAACATTACTTAAAACAGCACTTGAGCTTATTTCACCTACAAATGGAGGTGTTAAATGGGGGCATAATACAAAATCTTCATATTTTTCACAAGATCATCACGATCTAATAAAAGGTAATATTTCGGCAATGAATTGGTTAATGCAAGCTACTAATGAATCAAATATTGGTACTATAAGAGGAGCCCTTGCCAAAATGTTACTTACACAGGATCAAGCTGATAAATTGGTTGATGTGCTAAGTGGGGGGGAGGCAGCGAGATTGCTATTTGCAAAAATTATGCTTGAACAAGGTAATGTTCTAGTACTTGATGAACCTACAAATCATCTAGATTTAGAAAGCAGAACTGCTTTAGCCAATTCTTTAAAATCTTTTGAGGGAACAATTATATTTGTGAGCCATGATAGGCATTTTATATCTACAGTTGCGAATAGAATTATTTTTATGAATAAAGAAAGGACTATAGATTTTTTGGGTAAATACAATGAATTTAGAAATAAATATAGTAAATTTTTTCAAATTTAA